The Desulfomicrobium escambiense DSM 10707 genome segment TCAAACCATCGGGGCTGTTCGGCCTCAAAGACAGCAAGCGGGTGTGACGTGAGCTACCGCAAGGACATGATCTGGCTGGGCTGCTTCTTCGCGCTGCTCATGCTCGCGCCGGCGGCGCTGCCCAACAACTATTTCCTGACCATCCTCATCCTGGGCTGCCTGCACTCCCTGAACGCCGTGGGGCTGTGCCTGCTGGTGGGGCACGCCGGGCAGATCTCCCTGGGGCACGCCGGATTCTACGGCCTGGCCGCCTACGCGAGCGCCTGGCTGAGCGCCACGGCCGGCTGGCCCGTGGAGGCCTCCATGCTGGCGGGCGTGGCCCTGACCGTGGTCGTGAGCGTGCTCATCGGCATGCCGTCCCTGAAGCTCAAGGGCCACTACCTGGCCATGGCCACCCTGGGCTTCGGCATCATCCTGTCCATCCTTTTCACCGAGACCGTGGACATCACCGGCGGCCCCTCGGGTTTTGTCGGCATCCCCCGCCTGTCCTTCTTCGGCCACGAGGTGAAGAAGGACCTGGCTCTGTACCGCGTCGTGGCGGGCGTGCTGTGCCTGGCCGTGTGGCTGGCCTTCAACCTGCTGCACAGTCGCATCGGACGGGCCCTGCGCGCCCTGCACACCTCCGAGAAGGCGGCCCAGGCCATGGGCGTGGACATCGCCCGCTACAAGCTCTTCGTCTTCGTCCTCTCGGCCGCGTTCTCGGCCGTGGCCGGCGTGCTCTACGCCCACTACCTGACCTTCATCGCGCCGTCGTCCTTCGGCTTCATGTTTTCGGTGGAACTCATCGTCATGGTCGTGCTGGGCGGCATGGTCAGCGTGCCGGGGGCCATCGTCGGCGCCTTCTTCGTGACCGTCCTGCCCGAGTTCCTGCGCGCCTTCGAGAACGTCGAGGTCGTGCTCTTCGGGGCCATCCTCATCTTGTGCATGATGTTTATGCCCGACGGCATGGCCGGGGGCTGGAACAGGCTGTGGGCCCGGGTCAGACGGGCCTGGGCGGCGCGCAACGCCTCGGGGGCCGCCCATGGGTAGCGCGGTGCTGGCAACGCGCGGCGTGTCCGTACGATTCGGCGGGGTGCACGCCCTGGCGGAGGTCGATTTCGAGGCCGAAGCCGGGGCCATCACGGCCATCATCGGACCCAACGGCGCGGGCAAGACTACGCTTCTGAACGTCATTTCCGGCATGGTGTCGCCCAGCGGCGGAAGCATCCTTTTCGACGGACGTGACATAACCGCCTGGCCGGCCCACGCGCGGGCCCGGGCGGGCATGGTCCGGACATTCCAGAACCTGGAGATATTTTCCAACATGACGGTGCTCGAGAACGTGGCCATGGGCTGTCACGGCCGCCTGAGCGTCCCGGCCTGGCACAGCATGCTGCGCACGCCGCGTTCGCGCAGGATCGAGGCGGACATCCGGCGCGAGGCCATGGACGCCCTGGAGTTCGTCGGCATGGCCGAGTACGCCCAGGCCACGGCCAAGGATCTGGCCTTCGGCCGGCAGCGGTCGCTGGAGCTGGCTCGGGCCCTGGCGGCGCGGCCCCGGCTCCTGCTGCTGGACGAACCGGCCGCCGGTCTGAACATCGCCGAAACCCAGGCCCTGGCGGCCATGATCGTGCGCATTCGCGACACCTACGGGCTTTCGGTCATCCTGGTCGAGCACGACATGGAACTGGTCATGGGCATCAGCGACGCGATCATGGTGCTCTGTTTCGGCCAGACCATCAGCCGCGGCACGCCGGCCCAGGTCCAGAAGGACCCCAGAGTCGTGGCCGCCTACCTCGGGGGGGACGAGGAATGAAGACCCTGCTGTCCCTCAAGAACGTCGACGTGTTCTACGGCCGCATCCACGCCGTGCGCCGCGCCACCCTGCACGTGCGGCAGGGCGAGATCGTGGCCCTCATCGGCGGCAACGGCGCGGGCAAGACGACCATGCTCTGCACCATCTCGGGCCTGAACCGCCCCGGCCAGGGCAGCATACTTTTCGGCGATGAGGAACTGACGCGCAGAAGCCCCGAGCAGATCGTGCGCGCCGGCATCTCCCACGTGCCCGAGGGGCGCCTGGTCTTCAGCCCCCTGTCGGTGGAGGACAACCTGCGCCTGGGGGCCTACACCCGGCCGCGCTTCCGCGAGCGCGCCGCCATCGCCGAGGACATGGAAACCATGTACGCCATGTTCCCGGTCCTGCGCGAGCGCCGGGCCCAGGCCGCCGGGACCCTGTCGGGCGGGGAGCAGCAGATGCTGGCCATCGGCCGCGCCCTCATGGCCCGGCCGCGGATGCTGCTGCTGGACGAGCCGGGCATGGGCCTGGCCCCGCTGGTGGTCCGGGACATTTTCCGGCATATCGTGGAACTGCGCGACAGGCTGGGCCTGACGGTCCTGCTCGTGGAGCAGAACGCCAAGAGCGCCCTGAAGATCGCCGACCGCGGCTACGTCCTGGAGAACGGCCGCGTCATCCTGCAGGGCACCGCGGCCGAACTGCTGGCCAACCGCGACGTCCAGCGCGCCTACCTGGGCCGCGAGCAGGAAGCGTGAAAAGGCCCGATTGTCGCGTTGTTGCGGCCAAAACGGGCCCTCATGTATGTCGCGATACACTTCGGCCCCGTTTTGGCCTTGCGCCTTGCACTCGAACCTTTTCACGCGTCCTGCGAATGGTCGGGAATTTAGGGATATAGGGGGAGAAAGATGTACTGGCAGAGCGAATATGAATGCATGGACCGCGGCGACCTGGAGCTTCTGCAGCTGGAGCGACTGCAGGCCACCCTGAACCGCGTGGCCCGCAACGTGCCCCTGTACCGGCGGCGGTTCGCGGAACTGGGCATCGACCCCTACGACGTGCAGTCCCTGGCTGACGTGCGGCGTCTGCCCTTCACCACCAAGGCCGACCTGCGCGAGAACTACCCGTACGGGCTCTTCGCCGTGCCCCTGCGCGACGTGGTGCGCATGCAGGCCTCCATGGGCACCACGGGCAGGCCCACGGTGGTGGGGTACACCTCGGGCGACGTGCGCCGCTGGTCCGAGCTGGCCGCGCGAATCCTCACGGCCGGCGGCGTGACCAAGGACGACGCCGTGCAGATCGCCTTCAACTACGGCCTGTTCACCGGCGCCTTCGGCATCCACTCCGGGGCCGAGCTCATCGGCGCATCGGTCATCCCCAGCTCGGGCGGCAACGCCCGGCGCCAGATCTCCATCATGCAGGACTACAGGACCACGGCCCTTATCTGCACCCCGAGCTACGCCCTGCACCTGGCCGACACCCTCGACGAGATGGGCATCAACAAGACGGCCTTGAGCCTGCGCTTCGGCCTTTTCGGCTCGGAGCCCTGGACCGAGGATGCACGCCGAGAGATCGAGGAGCGCCTGGGCGTCCAGGCCACGGACAACTACGGCTTGAGCGAGATCACGGGTGTGGCCGGGGAATGCCTGGAACGCTGCGGACTGCACATCAACGAGGACCATTTCCTGGCCGAGGTCGTGGACCCGGAGACCGGCGAGGTTCTGCCCGAGGGGCGGAAGGGCGAACTGGTACTGACCACCCTGACCAAGGAGGCCTTCCCCC includes the following:
- a CDS encoding branched-chain amino acid ABC transporter permease yields the protein MSYRKDMIWLGCFFALLMLAPAALPNNYFLTILILGCLHSLNAVGLCLLVGHAGQISLGHAGFYGLAAYASAWLSATAGWPVEASMLAGVALTVVVSVLIGMPSLKLKGHYLAMATLGFGIILSILFTETVDITGGPSGFVGIPRLSFFGHEVKKDLALYRVVAGVLCLAVWLAFNLLHSRIGRALRALHTSEKAAQAMGVDIARYKLFVFVLSAAFSAVAGVLYAHYLTFIAPSSFGFMFSVELIVMVVLGGMVSVPGAIVGAFFVTVLPEFLRAFENVEVVLFGAILILCMMFMPDGMAGGWNRLWARVRRAWAARNASGAAHG
- a CDS encoding ABC transporter ATP-binding protein, which codes for MGSAVLATRGVSVRFGGVHALAEVDFEAEAGAITAIIGPNGAGKTTLLNVISGMVSPSGGSILFDGRDITAWPAHARARAGMVRTFQNLEIFSNMTVLENVAMGCHGRLSVPAWHSMLRTPRSRRIEADIRREAMDALEFVGMAEYAQATAKDLAFGRQRSLELARALAARPRLLLLDEPAAGLNIAETQALAAMIVRIRDTYGLSVILVEHDMELVMGISDAIMVLCFGQTISRGTPAQVQKDPRVVAAYLGGDEE
- a CDS encoding ABC transporter ATP-binding protein — protein: MLSLKNVDVFYGRIHAVRRATLHVRQGEIVALIGGNGAGKTTMLCTISGLNRPGQGSILFGDEELTRRSPEQIVRAGISHVPEGRLVFSPLSVEDNLRLGAYTRPRFRERAAIAEDMETMYAMFPVLRERRAQAAGTLSGGEQQMLAIGRALMARPRMLLLDEPGMGLAPLVVRDIFRHIVELRDRLGLTVLLVEQNAKSALKIADRGYVLENGRVILQGTAAELLANRDVQRAYLGREQEA
- a CDS encoding phenylacetate--CoA ligase family protein, yielding MYWQSEYECMDRGDLELLQLERLQATLNRVARNVPLYRRRFAELGIDPYDVQSLADVRRLPFTTKADLRENYPYGLFAVPLRDVVRMQASMGTTGRPTVVGYTSGDVRRWSELAARILTAGGVTKDDAVQIAFNYGLFTGAFGIHSGAELIGASVIPSSGGNARRQISIMQDYRTTALICTPSYALHLADTLDEMGINKTALSLRFGLFGSEPWTEDARREIEERLGVQATDNYGLSEITGVAGECLERCGLHINEDHFLAEVVDPETGEVLPEGRKGELVLTTLTKEAFPLVRFRTGDLTTLIGAPCACGRTFRRMTRIPGRSDDMLIIHGVNIFPAQIETLIASTGLADPHYQVVLDRQGHMDQATILLEAPESFCTDSIKQSQRILENVRIRLQTELGVSFEVRLVEPRTLQREGGGRIVDRRKI